CAATGCATCGGTATGGCCTATCAAGAAAAACCTTGTCGGGGCTAGGAGaacttaaaagattttcttCGACCCCTTCTGTGAAGGATTAAAGGTGTCATACATCACCaacatgaagaacatcatagCTAGTTTTGTAAGCAAAACCTTGTCAGGGTTAAGAGAACTTAAAAGGTTTTCTTCGACCACTTTTGTTAAGGACTAAAGGCGTGGCTTTCCTTATAACCCATTCATACAATCTCATATTAATCATTTTGTCTTAAGAAATAGTTAATTACTCGTCTTGCCCATAAATATCATTAGATAGacgcaaaaaaaaattcaaattttaaacgACTCAGAGAGGTAAAATGCCCATGACACAGGCCTTCTGAAACCCCATTTGTGATTAATTACCATCTAAACAAGGTTTTAAAAAATGGTACGTTACCGAGAAAACGGCAGAGTAAAAAACAGTATCAGCAGCCACCGTAACCATTTTTCCCCATTTTTATACAGTGAAAAAAAGTAACATTGATACGCCATTACAGTCGCGACAAAATGCAAATGGACAGagaattccattttttttcaattgagATGGTCTCCTTTTAGCTCTTTCCCTAGTTCAAAAATTCATATCTATCTCTTAATTTAAGTTattatacacacacacacacacacacatatatatatatatatatatatatatatatatatatatatatatatatatatatatatatatatatatgtggtaGTACAAGATCTATGTGCTGTTGTGATTAATTCACACCGCGACAACTGCAACCTTAAAGCGACAATTATTTATAACCTTGCATCTATACTCCTAAACACTAAAGACAAAATCCAACATCCTAACAGTAACATCTAAATTCATCCACAACCAAAGCACATAGCATGTGAGTAATAATagtatacaaaataaaaactcaaaattgaaagaaataaaaactaCTGAATGAATACCAATAAAAACTACTCAAAATCGAACAAAATGAATTGCATTgacaaaaatgtaaaattagGTACCTGGTATAAATATTCCCAGCATTGAGATTGCGATGAAGAATCCTACCAGGGTTGGTACTAACAGCACCATCAATCAAATCCTTCAAACCCTTATTCACTGCATCATCTTCAACAGGCACAGCATCAGAACGCTCAACAGGCACAATTCTTTGAAAGTAATTCCCATAAATATACTCAGGAGCAAACCCATGTTCATCAGTATACCCCATAATATGTCCATGCCATTCCCACACAACATACTccccttcttcttcctcatgaCACCCAACACAAATATTGCTTTCGCGAAGTGAAATTGCTTCACCGGAATTTGGTTTCAGAGTATCTCCTTTTCCAGTGAGGATTAATTTGATGATTTCAGCTTCAAGCTTAGATTCTTCTTTGTAGATTGCTTGTTTTGCGTCTTGGTAAGCACCGGGTTGGTTTTCTTCGTCGTcgtcatcatcttcttcttcgcTGAAAAGGAAATCGTCGTAGGATTTATCGAAGAGAGGTTTGTTGTCTGGACCACGAAGTTGAAGTCTGTCCATTAGGGTTTCGAGGAAGTAGTTGTCGAGGGTGGTGGTGGCGgcagtggtggtggtggaagaAGAGTTGTTGTTTGGAGATGCGCTCATGGTGTTTGATgtttgttctgaatgaaaatgAACGAGAAAAGGGATAGGCAGGGTTTTACGTGATGGAAATGTTTCTTCTCaacaaaattaaatggaacagGCTTGGGATTCAAATCATTCAATATATTACTTTCTTTTATACTGCTTTTTCTAACATaaacaaatactccctccgtcccaaattataagggaaaataaaaaaatcacacttattaagaaaaagtaaaacatgagaatttgaagtatgattttgtgggttttccttggaataagttgcatagaaagatgtaaaaataatttttattggttgttgtttattgagaaaatgagagagagaagaaattaaatgcaatttgcatttaattttatgaaaataagaaaaaaacattcttaaaaatgattttttctcttataatttgggacaaaaaaaatggcattttttcccttataatttgggacggagggagtagttaatTTGGTGCACCATACACAAGTTTGGAATAATATTATTGATGGTAGAACATGCAATATACTAGATAAGAtactttttgacaaaaatatctttagtttttttttttttttttttttttttttgataagcaaaaaaatatctttagttaaatgaaaagaaattaTGGATTATTATTTCTCTGTTTTAATAATTGAAGGTAGTTTTGGAAAAATAatatggattctctcaagtgtgatttacacttgagagaataaagtgtaatctaacaccatctaaattcattttctctaaatttttatatgcttctctctcttgatcaatggtaacaaaccacactttattctctcaagtgtaaattacacttgagagaatccattcccacatattatttgataaatttaatgcaaaagttatttttcttaatacttATGCATATGCATATGTGGATGAATTCTTATATTTGGGAcaaataaagtatttttttttgcttaactacacatttgatcctttacgtttattttagattttaatttggttttttaCGTTTAAAACGTATTAATTTGGTTTCTTACGTTTTTACTTTTTGCATTAGTTAGTTTTTTCTGTCagttttgtcacatgtgacaacTGGTTTGCATATATGGACAGATAGTCAGATACGTGGACACTTGGATacactgacacgtgtatagttcagacggtgttagtgacaaaattaacggaaatgactaaattgaaacatATTGAAAACGTAAGGGATCGGattaatactttttaaacgtaagagaccaaattgaaacctaaaacgTAAGAGTgtagttaagttttttttttttttgcaatagaAAGGGAGttaagcttcttttttttttcatctcatTTATATATAGTACGCacgtaattttatttttattttgacaaaatcaaaCGTGGAtgtaattcttttttattaagaaatgtaaattaattatattttgaccAAGAGTTAAATCTATCTACTACAGTCTCaagataataaattattaataaaattaacctCATCTAAATTTTCTGTTCTACTTGTAGTCTTACATAAATCCGCCGAATTTGTTTACAAGTTCTAGTTCAACtgataaaaatgttaaaattgttaaGTTGGATGTCATGATTGAAGTTCGAATCCCGGTTTACTAACTTGTGTTTATGAGTTTATAATGACTTTACCATTTCGTTTATCAACCAAAAAACAATCTGCTTAATTTTACATGCAATTATTCGTACATGTGTTATATTCATAATTATTGACATTTTTGTGGATTGTGGGTCAAATTATCATCTttaatttgcaattttaatacctattattttttttaacgatTTTGACTCTTATACttttactctttctttttttggatacaaaagGGGCCAAagcccaaaaaaaaagtaactataGAGAGATGACTCTAGGGGTAGTTATCCCCATAACATCAGCTAACAACAATGAGCTCAGACTCACAGAACATTGTTCATACACACGCATCCCCGGCTCATGATCACACCCCAAATTAGCAAGAGCATCAGCACAAGCATTTGATTCACGATAAGAGTGACAAATCTTAACTTCTCAATCCATACCAAGTAACCGTCTAATTTCttgattatataaaataaaaagaatggaaaTGAAGTCACTTAACCCTAATTTTTTGGCCTAATTTTCCTCCAAATCTTACTAAAGCTCcctttaatgaaaaaaatatatataaaaaatggtaTTGGGCCTCAAAAAGGGCCCAAACAAGTTTtgcaccattttttttttccatttgcTAAATACTAATGCTCATTGAATGCTAGAAAACATTAGTATCATTATTTTGGCGGCTCAATTTTTTCTGGTTTACTTCTATTCTTTTCTTTGACAGATGAGTTCTTGGGTGGGTGATCCGAAAGAGGTTCAATTGAGTAAAAAAGTAAGCAAATCAACATTTGCTCCCGAAAAGTCACTAAATTTAGTCTAGTGgtaaggggtttgggtagtacgctataggtCTTGGATTCGATCCCAATCAttataaatcaaaaaaaaaaaaacatttgctCCTAAATCGTGTGCTTAGTGACATCCAATTCCTTCTAAAAAAATTGGACACTCTTTTCCATCTCTCTCTCATGTAGTgttttctcttttactcttgcATAATGTAAACTTTCTCTTGCTCCCATGGCAAACTCAAATTTCTTCGTCTATTTTGATTAATGTAAGATTTTTTGCCCAATCATCTCATCTTTATCTTTACTATATGAAAATGCCGTCACTTAATCAGAATCTTTTGGCCTAATTTTCCTCAAAATCTTACTAAAGGCGAGCAATATAAGCCCTTCTCTGCCTTGGGAAAAGTTGCGAACTCTAGAAGTAAGGGTGTTGCGAAACTGGCACCATAGCCTAAGAAGACTATAAGAGTTATCTTTCTCGACAAAAAGAATAGAATGCTTAACTTTGAGTAAGATTTATGATTGAACCCTTCCCCTCTAGCTTATTCCCTAAGAGAAAGTAATCTCTAAAAGTTAGACTTGAGTGCCATGATTTCTTAATAAGCCACCGTCttcttctttatctttattatacaaagagaaataaaaattcAGCCACATAACCCCTAATATTCAGCCACATTTATCTTTACATTCTATATTTGTTCTGTCCAGCACTCATATTTTGTAGATCAAACAgactttatatttaaaaaattttaagttggtttattatattattgatgTCATTATAAGTTAAtcatttttgtcaaattttgaGTTAACTCTATCTTAAACGTCAATGTGGCACCTTTCAGAGTTATCCACATGTGTTTCTATATTAGTCACCaggatatttaaacaaatatttgattaaaaagaCTAActcattataatattattagtaaTATAAGAGATCaattttcctttaaaaaaaatcaattttttttaaaaaaatatagctaggggatcaattttttattttttttttaacaaaaattataggggattaatttaaaacttaaaatttcataaaaaagaaaacttaaaataaatgcAAGGCATACAatgtaacttaaaaaaattattgggtatagtaatagtaatataGTATTCACATTCGGTTATTTGACGCCATGTACacaatcattttttattttaatttttgaattaattttatcCTATGTGCAATGAAATAAGCCTTTTTTTAATGGTGAAACATACATTATCCTTTTAAGAACCGAGAATATTTATTCAATAACTAATGAGAATAAGACAAATAAGTAAATAATTTGTATGTGGTATTTACAAATTAActtgaaaactttttttatttcacATACAAATCTACTTATGtgacttatttttattagttgcCGGATAAATATATATCCCAAATTTTTTAAAGGGtataagaaaaacatttttttataggtaCAAATTAAGAACTCTCCTTGACAGAAACCGttccaaataaataaaattaaaaagtcaaacaattttaaaacCAAGACCATGTGAATGTGAATTTGGTGgtactatatatttttaatcaacaaACACGatgacaataaaaaaagaaagcatAAGGTGTGAAAACTGAAAACAGGAAAACGTGACATTTCATTAGTCTTGTATTTTCTTGCCTTCTAAGGCAAATAGCTAAAGGAGTCAATTTATTAGACAACATtgggtaaacaaattaaattcaaagCAAAGTactataaataaatgaagaaaaaagagaaaacagCTTAGACCCCATAAATAAAAACACAGTGGGTGTTTGAAGTTTGAGTTTTTGAAGCTTGAAAACAAGCATTACgtacaaaacaaattaaatggcTTCATGTGCCTTCAATTGTTTTTCTAAACCGTTCTGATTATGACGTCTATGGCTACTTCTATAACTAGTAGCCTAAAATAATAGCCAGCCTTGTTGCATGCTTAAATTTACTATGGCTATTGTTGGTTGTTGAATTTAAGTTAGCTTTAGGGTGCGTTTATTTGCTCTCAAATAAATGTTTGGATAAAATAATGCACAATGTATCGGATAAGTTGAATGTTCGGGGTCCAAACCCCgatccctgcatatataatatgtgATGTTTCTTATCAACTGAGTTATGTTTATGGACACATATGATCCTTTTCTTTGTGAGACGACAAagcttttaaaatatatttttaagatgaTCTGTTAGTGTTAGGTATTTCTAACAATTCACTTTCTtggataaaagaaataaaattcacTTTCATTAAAGTGGACTTCTTTTTTGCTTAATAGCTTAGTTGTTAAATTTCATCTTAAAGATACATAAGTAGAGTATTTGAGGGTTCGAATACCGACTTTTgcataatatatatgatatccCTATAAACTGAGCTAAACTCTTAAAGATAAAGTGGACGTATTTTACATAGttcaattcaaaattttctCACTAAAGTATTTTTTGGTGCGCACACTAAATTTAGTGTTATGCCAATGCCATTAAGCTAACTCATTTAAATTGTGGATTTGGATCATTTCTTCTTCTATTGAACAAGAGGACTAAAGATACtagagaaattaaaaattactcttatttgatatgttattaattaagaccatcaaattcaaaattaatggtttataCCGTTATTAATtacaattcaaaattaatggttaTTAATTAAGAccataaaattca
This genomic interval from Trifolium pratense cultivar HEN17-A07 linkage group LG6, ARS_RC_1.1, whole genome shotgun sequence contains the following:
- the LOC123889478 gene encoding uncharacterized protein LOC123889478 encodes the protein MSASPNNNSSSTTTTAATTTLDNYFLETLMDRLQLRGPDNKPLFDKSYDDFLFSEEEDDDDDEENQPGAYQDAKQAIYKEESKLEAEIIKLILTGKGDTLKPNSGEAISLRESNICVGCHEEEEGEYVVWEWHGHIMGYTDEHGFAPEYIYGNYFQRIVPVERSDAVPVEDDAVNKGLKDLIDGAVSTNPGRILHRNLNAGNIYTRF